From a region of the Chitinophaga caseinilytica genome:
- a CDS encoding FIST signal transduction protein: MLAKLYRFHDGRVFLSEGDPEMDPASCNLVLCFADKQHLETDYLHNALRGYFPAAEIVLCSTSGEISGPAVTDGGVSIVALRFDHTALQAQCVNISAYADSFGAGRGLADRCLRDGVPPKYLLVVSDGSFVNGTDLLNGIHAAPGWEQVLVTGGLAGDGLRFSSTLVGLNAPAQQGNIVGIGFFGDKLAVGHGSKGGWDTFGLEKVVTRSDHNVLYELDGVNALSVYKRYLGPDASGLPGAALLFPLAVVLPDTGEAVVRTILSVDEEAGTMTFAGDIPVDSRARFMRANFDRLINASHGAALNATLPNGASGPQYALLISCVGRKVILRDRIEEEVDAVIDQFGGQCVMSGFYSYGELSPNVPGGKCQLHNQTMTITTFYEME, from the coding sequence ATGTTAGCAAAACTGTACCGCTTCCACGACGGCCGGGTTTTTCTGTCGGAAGGCGACCCCGAAATGGACCCGGCATCCTGCAACCTTGTACTGTGTTTCGCCGATAAGCAACACCTGGAGACCGATTATCTGCACAACGCGCTGCGCGGTTATTTCCCTGCGGCGGAAATCGTGCTGTGTTCCACTTCCGGGGAAATCAGCGGCCCGGCGGTGACGGATGGCGGCGTATCCATCGTTGCGCTCCGGTTCGATCATACAGCCTTGCAGGCGCAATGCGTCAACATTTCAGCGTATGCAGACAGCTTCGGCGCCGGCCGCGGCCTGGCGGATCGCTGCCTGCGCGATGGCGTTCCACCGAAATACCTGCTCGTGGTGAGCGATGGCAGCTTCGTAAACGGGACAGACCTGCTCAACGGCATCCATGCCGCGCCGGGATGGGAGCAGGTGCTGGTGACCGGGGGGCTAGCGGGCGACGGGCTCCGCTTTTCCTCCACGCTCGTTGGCCTTAACGCCCCGGCGCAGCAGGGCAACATCGTCGGCATCGGGTTTTTCGGCGATAAATTGGCCGTAGGTCACGGCTCCAAAGGCGGATGGGACACCTTCGGGCTGGAAAAGGTGGTGACGCGGTCGGACCATAACGTGCTGTACGAGCTCGACGGCGTCAATGCACTGTCGGTATATAAACGTTACCTCGGCCCCGATGCTTCCGGGCTGCCGGGTGCCGCGCTGCTTTTTCCGCTGGCGGTAGTGCTACCCGATACGGGAGAGGCCGTGGTGCGGACGATTTTGTCGGTGGATGAGGAAGCCGGTACCATGACCTTCGCGGGCGATATTCCCGTAGATTCCCGCGCCCGCTTCATGCGCGCCAATTTCGACCGGCTCATCAACGCTTCGCATGGCGCTGCGCTGAATGCCACCTTGCCAAACGGCGCCTCCGGGCCGCAATACGCCCTTCTCATCTCCTGCGTAGGCCGGAAAGTGATCCTGCGCGATCGTATCGAAGAGGAGGTAGACGCGGTGATCGATCAGTTCGGCGGGCAATGCGTCATGTCGGGCTTTTATTCTTATGGCGAGCTGTCGCCCAACGTGCCGGGCGGCAAATGCCAGTTGCACAATCAAACGATGACCATAACCACCTTCTATGAAATGGAGTAA
- a CDS encoding cystathionine gamma-synthase family protein has protein sequence MIKSPETAMMGHGYKPELSEGAVKPPVFLTSTFVFHTAEEGKDFFTMAHGHTPAQEREMGLIYSRINNPNIEILEERIRLWDGGADAAAFSSGMSAISTTMMAFLKPGDFILFSNPLYGGSHKFIQHFLKELGIGTIGFSAGDSFESIVGQVAAAGAAGKLKMIFVETPANPTGEVIDVRMCSELAKHFSTEDKPVLLAVDNTYMGPLWSRPLQFGADIVLYSATKYIGGHSDVIAGAAVGGKSIIQSIKAARTFFGTIIDPHPAWMLLRSLETLKLRMDAAAQNAAHIAAFLQNYPGVEKVYYPGLRTGMSERQQQIYAEQYTSFGAMVSFDVAGGEPAAFRFLNALRHIKLAVSLGGTESLAQHPWSMTHSGVPESEKLQYGITEGMVRLSVGIEHHEDLIRDMEQALHAARL, from the coding sequence ATGATAAAATCTCCCGAAACCGCGATGATGGGGCATGGCTACAAGCCCGAGCTCAGTGAAGGCGCCGTAAAGCCGCCGGTATTCCTCACCTCCACGTTCGTATTCCACACGGCCGAAGAAGGCAAGGATTTCTTTACCATGGCGCACGGCCATACACCCGCGCAGGAACGGGAAATGGGCCTTATCTACAGCCGGATCAACAATCCCAACATAGAAATCCTGGAAGAGCGCATCCGGCTGTGGGACGGCGGTGCAGACGCCGCGGCCTTTTCCAGCGGCATGAGCGCCATTTCCACCACCATGATGGCCTTCCTCAAACCCGGAGATTTCATCCTGTTCAGCAATCCCCTCTACGGCGGCAGCCATAAATTCATCCAGCATTTTCTCAAAGAACTGGGGATCGGCACGATCGGTTTCAGCGCGGGCGACAGCTTTGAAAGCATCGTTGGCCAGGTAGCAGCGGCCGGCGCCGCCGGGAAACTGAAAATGATATTCGTGGAAACGCCCGCCAATCCTACAGGTGAAGTGATTGACGTCAGGATGTGCAGCGAGCTGGCCAAACATTTTTCGACGGAAGATAAGCCGGTGCTGCTGGCGGTCGATAACACCTACATGGGGCCGTTATGGTCGCGCCCGCTGCAATTCGGGGCAGACATCGTGCTGTATTCCGCCACCAAGTACATCGGCGGCCACAGCGACGTGATCGCCGGGGCTGCGGTGGGCGGCAAATCCATCATCCAGTCCATCAAAGCGGCCAGAACGTTCTTCGGCACCATCATCGATCCCCACCCGGCCTGGATGCTCCTGCGCAGCCTGGAAACCCTCAAGCTCCGGATGGACGCCGCCGCGCAAAATGCCGCGCACATCGCCGCGTTCCTGCAAAATTACCCGGGCGTGGAAAAAGTCTATTATCCCGGATTGCGGACGGGGATGTCTGAAAGGCAGCAGCAGATTTATGCGGAACAATACACCAGCTTCGGCGCCATGGTCAGCTTCGACGTGGCGGGCGGGGAGCCGGCGGCATTCCGCTTCCTCAACGCATTGCGGCACATCAAGCTGGCCGTGAGCCTCGGCGGCACGGAAAGCCTCGCGCAGCACCCCTGGTCCATGACGCATTCGGGCGTGCCGGAATCGGAAAAACTGCAATACGGAATTACGGAGGGAATGGTGCGGCTGAGCGTCGGGATCGAGCACCACGAAGATTTAATCCGCGACATGGAACAGGCGCTGCATGCAGCGCGACTGTAA
- a CDS encoding RagB/SusD family nutrient uptake outer membrane protein → MKHITTLIITGLLATACNKQIDSVRPLTKIDKEGELASLVGIEETTIGNYVLMQGSGFNDYDVPMQDFAESRGNNVTLQTWGLPSKQTDAFFYRNSASPTQGNSADFYRNAYQIIVSVNTTLEGIADMEQSTFSSLTEAEKNRFLYAKGENHFIRALIYFNLVRVYGKPYYQQAAQSPGLILKTSSDIKDIPARSTVQQTYDLIVADLTMAAQLMKAPVTKNNGFASTAAAWALLSRVYLYKGGSIASPDAAANTLAIKYADSVISHTGAKYALLQGDAYVKMFAGDEFGENDRVKGATNKEFIFAYDNSTRGSSMGEMYHFDPIYGVGATFLPSSEFKSLLLPGDLRSNFILLNPNSNFVETTKYLVLPEAWLTRAPYVYCRLAELYLNRAEANAKLGNTAQAKADLKIIHTRAGLPAADIDNLTAQNLMAAVLKERRIELAFEGHNSFDYFRNGLPMTRIAADFNGTALTIQPTDPKVVLELPKN, encoded by the coding sequence ATGAAACACATTACCACCCTCATAATTACCGGACTGCTGGCTACGGCCTGCAACAAGCAGATCGACAGCGTTCGGCCATTGACGAAGATCGACAAGGAAGGCGAACTGGCTTCGCTGGTAGGGATCGAAGAAACGACCATCGGCAACTACGTGCTCATGCAGGGCAGCGGGTTCAACGATTACGACGTGCCCATGCAGGATTTCGCGGAAAGCCGTGGCAACAACGTAACCCTGCAGACCTGGGGCCTCCCTTCCAAACAAACCGACGCCTTTTTCTACCGGAACAGCGCCAGCCCCACCCAGGGCAACAGCGCAGATTTCTACCGCAACGCCTACCAGATCATCGTGAGCGTCAACACCACGCTGGAAGGGATCGCCGACATGGAGCAATCCACATTCTCTTCGCTCACCGAAGCGGAGAAAAACCGGTTCCTCTATGCGAAAGGTGAAAACCATTTCATCCGCGCCCTCATTTACTTCAACCTGGTGCGCGTGTACGGCAAACCGTATTACCAGCAAGCCGCGCAAAGCCCCGGCCTCATCCTGAAAACCAGCAGCGACATCAAGGACATTCCCGCGCGCAGCACCGTGCAGCAGACGTACGACCTCATCGTGGCCGACCTCACCATGGCCGCGCAGCTCATGAAAGCACCGGTGACGAAGAACAACGGATTTGCCAGCACCGCCGCCGCATGGGCGCTCCTGTCCCGCGTGTACCTCTACAAAGGCGGCAGCATCGCCAGTCCGGACGCGGCCGCCAATACGCTGGCCATCAAGTACGCCGACAGCGTGATCAGCCATACCGGTGCCAAATACGCCCTGCTGCAGGGAGACGCCTATGTGAAGATGTTCGCCGGCGATGAATTCGGTGAGAACGATCGCGTGAAGGGCGCTACCAATAAGGAATTCATCTTCGCCTACGACAATTCCACCCGCGGCAGCTCGATGGGCGAAATGTACCACTTCGACCCGATCTACGGCGTGGGCGCCACTTTCCTGCCCTCTTCGGAATTCAAGAGCCTCCTGCTGCCGGGAGACCTGCGGAGCAATTTCATCCTCCTCAACCCCAATTCCAACTTTGTGGAAACAACGAAGTACCTTGTTTTGCCCGAAGCCTGGCTCACCCGCGCCCCGTATGTCTACTGCCGGCTGGCCGAACTGTACCTGAACCGCGCGGAAGCCAACGCCAAGCTCGGCAACACCGCCCAGGCGAAGGCAGACCTGAAAATCATCCATACCCGCGCAGGACTGCCCGCTGCGGATATCGACAACCTGACCGCGCAAAACCTCATGGCCGCCGTGCTGAAGGAAAGAAGGATCGAGCTGGCTTTCGAAGGCCATAACAGCTTCGATTATTTCCGCAACGGCCTCCCCATGACAAGGATCGCCGCGGATTTCAACGGGACCGCCCTCACCATTCAGCCCACCGACCCGAAAGTTGTGCTGGAATTGCCTAAAAATTAA
- a CDS encoding TlpA disulfide reductase family protein produces MKRTLPCLLAAAFYACGTADKPKATITAEITGLKDSVVYISVPVADSARTDTMRVVDGKFSWSGDVTEPEKVYLMFPTRYVELFLERADIKISGHADSLADVHVTGSASHDEYMAYRKSLKPITDQEEALYANYNEIKDNDSAMAILEVKATDLRTQRRAITKSYIAQHPKSPVSVSLLQDMAVIGEYKTLDSLYQLLDPAAQKTGTGTRLAERIAILKKSAIGEPMIDFTQPDVSGKPVKLSDFKGKYVLLDFWASWCGPCRAENPNVLKAFNAYKDKNFTVVGVSLDDDGEKWKKAIADDGMPWIQLSDLKGFKNSVAQEYGIQAIPSTFLVSPEGIIVAKDLRGAALHKKLAELLN; encoded by the coding sequence ATGAAACGCACCCTCCCCTGCTTACTCGCCGCCGCGTTTTACGCCTGCGGCACCGCAGACAAACCCAAGGCAACCATCACGGCCGAGATCACCGGCCTCAAGGATTCCGTGGTCTATATTTCCGTACCCGTGGCCGATTCGGCGCGGACAGACACCATGCGCGTGGTAGACGGCAAATTCAGCTGGTCTGGCGATGTGACCGAACCGGAAAAAGTATACCTCATGTTCCCGACGCGGTATGTGGAACTGTTTCTGGAACGGGCTGACATCAAAATTTCCGGCCACGCCGATTCCCTGGCCGACGTCCATGTTACCGGCTCCGCCAGTCATGATGAGTACATGGCCTACCGCAAATCCCTGAAGCCGATCACCGACCAGGAAGAGGCGCTGTACGCCAACTATAACGAGATCAAGGACAACGATTCGGCCATGGCCATCCTCGAGGTAAAAGCCACCGATCTGCGGACGCAGCGCCGCGCCATCACGAAAAGCTACATCGCACAACATCCGAAAAGCCCCGTGAGCGTATCCCTCCTGCAGGATATGGCTGTGATAGGCGAATACAAAACGCTCGACAGCCTTTACCAGCTGCTCGACCCCGCCGCGCAGAAAACCGGTACCGGCACCCGCCTCGCCGAGCGCATCGCCATCCTAAAAAAAAGCGCCATCGGCGAACCGATGATCGATTTCACGCAGCCCGACGTGAGCGGCAAACCCGTGAAGCTTTCCGATTTCAAAGGCAAATACGTGCTGCTCGACTTCTGGGCCAGCTGGTGCGGGCCTTGCCGTGCGGAAAATCCCAACGTGCTCAAGGCTTTCAACGCTTATAAAGACAAAAACTTCACCGTGGTAGGCGTTTCGCTGGACGATGACGGCGAGAAATGGAAAAAGGCCATCGCTGACGACGGTATGCCCTGGATCCAGCTGTCGGACCTCAAAGGTTTCAAAAACTCCGTGGCGCAGGAATACGGCATCCAGGCGATCCCGTCCACCTTCCTGGTGAGCCCCGAAGGGATCATTGTGGCCAAAGACCTCCGCGGTGCGGCTTTGCATAAAAAACTGGCAGAATTGTTGAATTGA
- a CDS encoding DUF2200 domain-containing protein codes for MKDNTERVKKMSFASVYPHYITKAEKKGRTKAEVDEIIFWLTGYDEKTFQQHLDNKTNFEDFYGQARIHPNASLIKGMICGYRVEDIEDKTMRQARYLDKLIDELAKGKAMEKILRK; via the coding sequence ATGAAAGACAACACCGAAAGAGTCAAAAAAATGTCGTTCGCCAGCGTCTATCCGCATTACATCACGAAAGCGGAGAAGAAAGGGCGGACGAAGGCCGAGGTGGACGAAATCATTTTCTGGCTGACGGGATATGATGAAAAAACGTTCCAGCAACATCTCGACAACAAAACCAATTTCGAAGATTTCTACGGCCAGGCCCGCATCCATCCCAACGCTTCCCTGATCAAAGGCATGATTTGCGGATACCGGGTGGAAGACATCGAAGACAAAACGATGCGTCAGGCCCGGTATCTCGACAAACTGATCGACGAACTGGCGAAAGGCAAAGCCATGGAAAAGATCCTCCGGAAGTAA
- a CDS encoding ATP-binding protein: MKWSKLLERQLSKYAPPQIIDDPGCERFLHAVNDSYLAYERDLELSERAFRISEEEYQSLNGRLSRELGNKQLSIVQLQDAVVQLTGSELAAGKDELLDILDVLKTEMIKRRKVEAELADTANRLALLIANLQAGVLVEDEHRTAVLANASFCRMFNIAGTPLEMVGRDCEKATEESSSLFKDPAALVARIHQLIRQQVPVVNDELELADGRVYERDYIPLFMDGVYRGHLWQCRDVTMRVEAANAVKKNEEKYRNIIDNMNLGLVEVDTLGIIRFTNQCFCEMSGYQADELMGQDPSLLFYDEAQARLLTEKGLLRESGVSDVYELEVRNKRGEPKWWLISGAPNYDDAGRFTGSIGIHLDITEHKQLEYELSQARIAAEESSRVKEAFLANMSHEMRTPMNAIINMCRQLARTQLDNRQRILLDTIDTASEHLLVVINDILDISKIEAGKLELETIPFRIYDMLKNVLLVVQPKADEKGLLLKLEVSSQMHPVLTGDPHRISQVLLNLLSNSIKFTDRGTVTLQVTPSGMKDGRQTIVFSVRDTGAGMDAEFLKKVFDKFSQQYRDTARKSGGTGLGMAICKQLVELMDGQISIFSEMGVGTEVTFWLSLETSTDAAVYTIDTEMPDKDALKGSRILMAEDNIMNRLVVRTILEAYQVELTEVENGYEAVRQLKVAGYDVVLMDVQMPVMNGYEATALIRRELKLDVPIIALTANAIKGESDRCIEAGMTGFVSKPFEENALIREIAISLQKNQLRRPASQSSDPQTAAPETLYDLAKLRKINDNTGFITQMVRMFRQQAVVSATEIRQAVDAGNWPAVRAAIHKVRPSVDAMGIAVLEADLLDLEQHAADNDASRRKLQHALEVLLQAAEQLRGQEGSFAD; this comes from the coding sequence ATGAAATGGAGTAAACTGCTGGAAAGACAATTGTCCAAATACGCGCCGCCCCAAATCATCGACGATCCCGGCTGCGAACGTTTCCTGCATGCGGTCAACGATTCCTACCTGGCGTACGAGCGCGATCTGGAACTGTCTGAAAGGGCGTTCCGCATCAGCGAGGAAGAATATCAATCCCTCAACGGCAGGCTCTCCCGCGAGCTCGGCAACAAACAATTGTCGATCGTGCAGCTCCAGGACGCCGTGGTGCAACTTACCGGTTCTGAACTGGCCGCCGGTAAAGACGAGCTCCTCGATATCCTGGACGTGCTGAAAACGGAAATGATCAAACGGCGGAAAGTGGAAGCCGAACTGGCGGATACCGCTAACCGGCTCGCCCTGCTGATCGCCAACCTGCAGGCTGGCGTGCTGGTGGAAGACGAGCATCGTACCGCTGTGCTGGCCAATGCCAGCTTCTGCAGGATGTTCAATATTGCCGGAACACCGCTTGAAATGGTAGGCAGGGATTGTGAAAAAGCGACGGAGGAAAGCAGTTCGCTGTTTAAAGACCCCGCGGCACTGGTGGCCCGTATCCACCAGCTCATCCGGCAACAGGTGCCGGTCGTGAACGATGAATTGGAACTGGCAGACGGCCGGGTGTACGAACGCGATTACATCCCCTTGTTCATGGACGGCGTGTACCGCGGGCACCTGTGGCAGTGCCGCGACGTGACGATGCGGGTGGAAGCGGCGAATGCCGTGAAAAAAAACGAGGAAAAATACCGCAACATCATCGATAATATGAACCTGGGCCTGGTGGAAGTAGATACGCTCGGCATCATCCGTTTCACCAACCAGTGTTTTTGCGAAATGTCGGGCTACCAGGCAGACGAGCTGATGGGCCAGGACCCGTCCCTGCTTTTTTACGACGAAGCACAGGCACGGCTGCTGACCGAAAAAGGCCTTTTGCGCGAAAGCGGGGTTTCGGACGTATATGAGCTCGAGGTGAGGAATAAGCGCGGCGAGCCAAAGTGGTGGCTGATCAGCGGCGCCCCGAACTACGACGATGCAGGCAGGTTCACCGGTTCCATCGGCATTCATCTCGACATCACGGAACACAAGCAACTGGAATACGAATTAAGCCAGGCGCGCATCGCGGCGGAAGAGTCGTCACGGGTAAAGGAAGCTTTCCTGGCCAATATGAGCCACGAAATGCGGACGCCCATGAACGCCATCATCAACATGTGCCGGCAGCTGGCCCGCACGCAGCTCGATAACCGCCAGCGCATCCTGCTCGATACCATCGATACCGCGTCCGAACACCTGCTGGTCGTCATCAACGATATCCTCGATATCTCGAAGATAGAAGCCGGGAAACTGGAGCTGGAAACCATTCCCTTCCGGATTTACGATATGCTGAAAAACGTGCTGCTCGTTGTGCAGCCGAAGGCCGACGAAAAAGGCCTGTTGCTGAAACTCGAAGTGTCTTCACAGATGCATCCCGTGCTTACCGGCGATCCGCACCGCATCAGCCAGGTGCTGCTGAACCTCCTCAGCAACAGCATCAAATTCACCGATCGCGGTACCGTCACCCTGCAGGTAACGCCCAGCGGGATGAAAGACGGCCGGCAGACCATCGTTTTTTCCGTCCGGGACACCGGCGCGGGAATGGACGCGGAATTCCTGAAAAAAGTATTCGACAAATTCTCCCAGCAATACCGCGATACCGCGCGCAAATCCGGCGGCACCGGGCTGGGAATGGCCATCTGCAAACAGTTGGTAGAATTGATGGACGGCCAGATCAGCATCTTCAGCGAAATGGGCGTGGGCACGGAAGTTACCTTCTGGCTGTCCCTCGAAACTTCGACGGATGCGGCCGTGTATACGATTGATACCGAAATGCCCGACAAAGATGCGCTCAAAGGCAGCCGCATTCTCATGGCCGAAGACAATATCATGAACCGGCTGGTGGTGCGTACCATCCTGGAAGCCTACCAGGTGGAGCTGACGGAGGTGGAAAACGGTTACGAAGCCGTGCGGCAGCTGAAGGTGGCGGGGTACGATGTGGTGTTGATGGACGTGCAGATGCCCGTCATGAACGGTTATGAAGCCACTGCGCTCATCCGCAGGGAGTTGAAGCTGGATGTGCCCATCATCGCCCTCACCGCCAATGCCATCAAAGGGGAGAGCGACCGCTGCATCGAAGCGGGCATGACCGGTTTCGTGTCCAAACCTTTTGAAGAAAACGCCCTGATCCGGGAAATCGCCATCAGCCTGCAAAAAAATCAATTACGCCGTCCTGCTTCCCAAAGCAGCGATCCCCAGACAGCCGCGCCCGAAACGCTGTACGATCTCGCGAAGCTGCGGAAGATCAACGATAACACGGGTTTTATCACCCAGATGGTCAGGATGTTCCGCCAGCAGGCCGTAGTATCGGCAACGGAGATCCGGCAGGCTGTTGACGCCGGCAACTGGCCCGCGGTGCGCGCGGCCATCCACAAGGTCCGCCCGTCTGTAGACGCCATGGGGATCGCGGTGCTGGAAGCGGACCTGCTCGATCTGGAGCAGCATGCGGCGGATAACGATGCCTCGCGGCGGAAGTTGCAGCATGCGCTGGAAGTGCTGCTGCAGGCCGCGGAACAATTGCGCGGCCAGGAAGGATCGTTTGCAGATTAA
- a CDS encoding TlpA disulfide reductase family protein, whose product MKQIPMLIAASLVITGAQAQSFTLNGTVEGLSKGFAYLNYSNNKGDHKTDSAAIQNGRFTFTGQLDGPTVGHFSLENPKFMSYDADYATLFIEPAKMSLTAKKGALRNVKLTGSRPQNDMAVLEARRKSVNDQLMPLSDEYNKLNNAYIEARRAKKDSATLAGMIHQLDEVKEKMDPYYEQIDAIDKKFIDEHPASFVSVYLLRFRIGNMQLREAETAWKKMPPALQQTGFGKEIKKELDGLRGGSPGSVAHVFTKQDINGQTLSLSDYKGKYVLIDFWASWCGPCRKGNPHLKKLYAQYKDKGFEIIGISDDDGKPEAWKKAVEQDGIGIWKHVLRGLDMKKREKNEPNPEDISDYYGIHSLPTKILIGPDGMIVGRYGGGGEDDDAMDKKLAEVFGKM is encoded by the coding sequence ATGAAACAAATACCGATGCTGATCGCAGCGAGCCTCGTGATCACCGGCGCACAGGCACAGTCTTTCACCCTCAATGGCACGGTGGAAGGGCTCTCCAAAGGATTCGCATACCTGAATTATTCCAATAACAAGGGCGACCACAAAACCGACAGCGCCGCCATCCAGAACGGACGGTTCACGTTTACCGGCCAACTCGATGGCCCGACCGTAGGGCACTTCTCGCTCGAGAACCCAAAATTCATGTCTTACGACGCCGACTACGCCACCCTTTTCATCGAACCGGCCAAAATGAGCCTGACGGCGAAAAAAGGAGCACTGCGCAACGTGAAACTGACAGGCTCCCGCCCGCAGAACGACATGGCCGTGCTGGAAGCCCGCCGCAAATCGGTGAACGACCAGCTCATGCCCCTGTCTGACGAGTACAACAAACTCAACAACGCCTACATCGAAGCGCGCAGGGCGAAAAAAGACAGCGCCACGCTCGCAGGGATGATCCATCAGCTCGACGAAGTGAAAGAAAAGATGGACCCGTATTATGAACAGATCGACGCGATCGATAAAAAGTTCATCGACGAGCATCCCGCATCTTTCGTGAGCGTGTACCTGCTGCGTTTCCGGATCGGTAATATGCAGCTGCGCGAAGCTGAAACCGCCTGGAAAAAAATGCCGCCGGCATTGCAGCAGACCGGTTTCGGGAAAGAAATCAAGAAAGAACTGGACGGCCTGCGCGGCGGCTCCCCCGGCAGCGTGGCCCATGTGTTCACGAAGCAGGATATCAACGGGCAAACCCTAAGCCTCAGCGACTACAAAGGGAAATACGTGCTCATCGACTTCTGGGCCAGCTGGTGCGGCCCCTGCCGCAAAGGCAACCCACACCTGAAGAAGCTGTACGCGCAATACAAAGACAAAGGCTTCGAAATCATCGGCATTTCTGACGACGACGGTAAGCCCGAAGCCTGGAAAAAAGCCGTGGAACAAGACGGGATCGGTATCTGGAAACATGTGCTCCGCGGGCTGGATATGAAAAAGCGGGAGAAGAACGAACCTAATCCAGAAGATATCAGCGATTACTACGGCATTCATTCCCTGCCTACCAAAATCCTCATCGGGCCCGACGGCATGATCGTTGGCCGGTACGGCGGTGGCGGAGAAGATGACGATGCAATGGATAAAAAACTCGCGGAAGTTTTTGGGAAGATGTAG
- a CDS encoding Lrp/AsnC family transcriptional regulator, which produces MQLDKTDLRLLTLLQHDARLSNKELADKLGKSVTPVLLRRKKLEESGYIKKYMAIVDRHLINRSLMAFTSVQLKEHAEELLHAFQQSVSRFEEVMSCHHMTGTYDYHLKIVVADMNAYHKFITEKLAKLPNVLTVQSSFVMAEVKDELAYTL; this is translated from the coding sequence ATGCAATTAGACAAAACCGACCTGCGGTTACTTACGCTCCTGCAACACGACGCCCGGCTCAGCAACAAAGAGCTGGCCGACAAGCTCGGCAAATCCGTAACGCCCGTGCTGCTGCGCAGGAAGAAACTGGAAGAAAGCGGATACATCAAAAAATATATGGCGATCGTAGACAGGCATCTCATCAACCGTTCCCTCATGGCATTCACCAGTGTGCAACTGAAAGAGCATGCCGAAGAATTGCTGCATGCTTTTCAGCAATCCGTTTCCCGGTTCGAGGAGGTCATGTCCTGCCATCATATGACCGGCACCTATGATTACCACCTGAAGATCGTGGTGGCCGATATGAACGCGTATCACAAATTCATCACCGAAAAACTCGCCAAATTACCCAATGTGCTCACGGTGCAGAGCAGTTTCGTGATGGCGGAAGTGAAAGACGAGCTCGCCTATACGCTGTAA